A single window of Streptomyces griseoviridis DNA harbors:
- a CDS encoding PH domain-containing protein: MSDQSDLPALPVTFRPGRTRAVLLTAGVLILAVITAVALALEQLGPGERLSFILTGALLFGVLAMLARVKVVADDTGVTVQNIATRRRLDWAEILQVNLRPGDPWVFLDLSDGTSLPVLGIQPGIARERAIADARALRALAESRSTGDSQEHQG, encoded by the coding sequence ATGTCCGACCAGTCCGACCTGCCCGCCCTGCCCGTCACCTTCCGGCCGGGCCGCACCCGCGCCGTGCTGCTCACCGCCGGTGTCCTGATCCTCGCGGTCATCACCGCGGTCGCGCTCGCCCTGGAGCAGCTCGGCCCGGGCGAGCGCCTCAGCTTCATCCTGACCGGCGCCCTGCTGTTCGGCGTCCTCGCGATGCTGGCCCGGGTCAAGGTCGTCGCCGACGACACCGGGGTCACCGTCCAGAACATCGCCACCCGGCGCCGTCTCGACTGGGCCGAGATCCTCCAGGTCAACCTGCGTCCGGGCGACCCCTGGGTCTTCCTCGACCTCAGCGACGGCACCAGCCTGCCGGTGCTCGGCATCCAGCCGGGCATCGCCCGCGAGCGCGCCATCGCCGACGCGCGCGCCCTGCGCGCCCTGGCCGAATCCCGCTCCACGGGAG
- the hisG gene encoding ATP phosphoribosyltransferase, translating to MLRIAVPNKGSLSGPAADMLHEAGYQQRRESKELRIVDPVNEVEFFYLRPRDIAIYVSSGRLDIGITGRDLLIDSDAHAEEILPLGFARSTFRFAAKPGQAGAIDDLTGKTVATSYEGIVAKHLADSGIDASVVHLDGAVETAIELGVAEVIADVVETGTSLRNAGLEVFGEPIMKSEAIVIRRTGAPADDSAEPKVQQFLRRLQGVLVARTYVMMDYDCRVEQLEKAVALTPGLESPTVSPLHNEGWVAVRAMVPAKEAQRIMDDLYEIGARAILTTAIHACRL from the coding sequence ATGCTGCGCATCGCCGTCCCCAACAAGGGTTCCCTGTCAGGACCTGCGGCGGACATGCTGCATGAGGCCGGCTACCAGCAGCGCCGCGAGTCCAAGGAACTGCGGATCGTCGACCCGGTCAACGAGGTGGAGTTCTTCTACCTCCGCCCCCGCGACATCGCGATCTACGTCTCCTCCGGACGCCTCGACATCGGCATCACCGGCCGCGACCTGCTCATCGACTCCGACGCCCACGCCGAGGAGATCCTGCCGCTCGGCTTCGCCCGCTCCACGTTCCGCTTCGCCGCCAAGCCCGGCCAGGCCGGCGCCATCGACGACCTCACCGGCAAGACGGTCGCCACCTCCTACGAGGGCATCGTCGCCAAACACCTCGCCGACAGCGGCATCGACGCCTCCGTCGTCCACCTCGACGGCGCCGTCGAGACCGCCATCGAACTGGGCGTCGCCGAGGTCATCGCCGACGTCGTCGAGACCGGCACCAGCCTGCGCAACGCGGGCCTCGAAGTCTTCGGCGAACCCATCATGAAGTCCGAGGCGATCGTCATCCGCCGCACCGGGGCGCCCGCCGACGACTCCGCCGAGCCGAAGGTCCAGCAGTTCCTGCGCCGCCTCCAGGGCGTCCTGGTCGCCAGGACCTACGTGATGATGGACTACGACTGCCGCGTCGAGCAGCTGGAGAAGGCCGTCGCCCTCACCCCGGGCCTCGAGTCCCCGACCGTCTCCCCGCTGCACAACGAGGGCTGGGTCGCCGTCCGCGCCATGGTCCCCGCCAAGGAGGCCCAGCGGATCATGGACGACCTCTACGAGATCGGCGCGCGGGCCATCCTGACCACGGCCATCCACGCCTGCCGGCTCTGA
- a CDS encoding phosphoribosyl-ATP diphosphatase: MSKKTFEELFTELQHKAATGDPATSRTAELVGKGVHAIGKKVVEEAAEVWMAAEYEGKEAAAEEISQLLYHVQVMMVARGISLDDVYSHL, encoded by the coding sequence ATGTCCAAGAAGACGTTCGAGGAGCTGTTCACCGAGCTCCAGCACAAGGCAGCCACCGGCGACCCCGCCACCTCCCGCACCGCCGAACTCGTCGGCAAGGGTGTCCATGCCATCGGCAAGAAGGTCGTCGAGGAGGCCGCCGAAGTCTGGATGGCCGCCGAGTACGAGGGCAAGGAAGCCGCCGCCGAGGAGATCTCGCAGCTGCTGTACCACGTCCAGGTGATGATGGTCGCCCGCGGGATCTCCCTCGACGACGTCTACTCCCATCTGTAG
- the ribH gene encoding 6,7-dimethyl-8-ribityllumazine synthase, whose translation MSGKGAPELSVRDVGDLRVAVIAAQWHEKVMDGLVDGALRALHDLGIDEPTLLRVPGSWELPVVAKVLAGRGYDAIVALGVVIRGGTPHFEYVCQGVTQGLTQVSVETGVPVGFGVLTCDTEEQALDRAGIEGSHEDKGHEAVTAAVATAATLRSVSEPWR comes from the coding sequence GTGAGCGGCAAGGGCGCACCCGAACTGTCCGTACGCGACGTGGGGGACCTGCGGGTCGCCGTCATCGCGGCCCAGTGGCACGAGAAGGTGATGGACGGACTCGTCGACGGCGCCCTGCGCGCCCTGCACGACCTGGGCATCGACGAGCCGACCCTGCTGCGGGTCCCCGGCAGCTGGGAGCTGCCGGTCGTCGCGAAGGTACTGGCGGGCCGGGGCTACGACGCGATCGTCGCCCTCGGCGTCGTCATCCGCGGCGGCACCCCGCACTTCGAGTACGTGTGCCAGGGCGTCACCCAGGGCCTCACCCAGGTCTCCGTCGAGACCGGCGTCCCCGTCGGCTTCGGCGTCCTGACCTGCGACACCGAGGAACAGGCCCTGGACAGGGCCGGCATCGAGGGCTCGCACGAGGACAAGGGGCACGAGGCGGTGACGGCCGCCGTGGCGACCGCGGCCACCCTGCGCTCGGTATCCGAACCCTGGCGCTGA
- a CDS encoding bifunctional 3,4-dihydroxy-2-butanone-4-phosphate synthase/GTP cyclohydrolase II, whose translation MSTASHPHDPDAIEQWALDPIERALADIAAGRPVVVVDDEDRENEGDLVIAAEKATPEIVAFMMSECRGLICAPMEGAELDRLHLPQMVADNTESMKTAFTVSVDAGPAHGVTTGISAADRATTLRLLADGTAEPGDLVRPGHVFPLRARPGGVLTRNGHTEAAVDLARLAGLRPAGAIVEIAGEDGRMLRLPELIPFARKHGLTIISIEDLIAYRRSAEPTVRREAEVRLPTRHGAFTAYGYRSAVDGVEHVALVHGEIGDGEDVVVRLHSECLTGDVFASLRCDCGPQLDTALGRIQREGRGVVVYLRGHEGRGIGLLSKLRAYELQEQGRDTLDANLELGLPADARDYGAGARILADLGVRSVRLMTNNPDKTDALLRHGLRITGREPMPVRAGEHNLRYLRTKRDRMGHDLPWLPEETEETEETEETADTTVPAATGSTCGNQ comes from the coding sequence ATGAGCACGGCATCCCACCCGCACGACCCCGACGCCATCGAGCAGTGGGCCCTCGACCCGATCGAACGCGCCCTCGCCGACATCGCGGCCGGACGCCCGGTCGTGGTCGTCGACGACGAGGACCGGGAGAACGAGGGCGACCTCGTCATCGCCGCCGAGAAGGCCACCCCCGAGATCGTCGCCTTCATGATGAGCGAGTGCCGCGGCCTGATCTGCGCCCCCATGGAAGGCGCCGAACTCGACCGGCTCCACCTCCCGCAGATGGTCGCCGACAACACCGAGTCGATGAAGACCGCGTTCACCGTCAGCGTCGACGCGGGCCCCGCCCACGGCGTCACCACCGGCATCTCCGCCGCCGACCGCGCCACCACCCTGCGCCTCCTCGCGGACGGCACCGCCGAACCCGGCGACCTGGTGCGCCCCGGCCACGTCTTCCCGCTCCGCGCCAGGCCGGGCGGCGTCCTCACCCGCAACGGCCACACCGAGGCCGCCGTCGACCTCGCCCGCCTCGCGGGCCTGCGCCCGGCCGGCGCCATCGTCGAGATCGCGGGCGAGGACGGCCGGATGCTCCGGCTGCCCGAACTGATCCCGTTCGCCCGCAAGCACGGCCTGACGATCATCTCCATCGAGGACCTGATCGCCTACCGCCGCAGCGCCGAACCCACCGTCCGCCGCGAGGCCGAGGTCCGCCTGCCCACCCGGCACGGCGCGTTCACCGCCTACGGCTACCGCTCCGCCGTCGACGGCGTCGAACACGTCGCCCTCGTCCACGGCGAGATCGGCGACGGCGAGGACGTCGTGGTCCGCCTCCACTCCGAGTGCCTCACCGGAGACGTCTTCGCCTCCCTGCGCTGCGACTGCGGCCCCCAGCTCGACACCGCGCTCGGCCGCATCCAGCGCGAGGGCCGGGGCGTCGTCGTCTACCTGCGCGGCCACGAGGGGCGCGGCATCGGCCTGCTCTCCAAACTGCGCGCCTACGAACTCCAGGAGCAGGGCCGCGACACCCTCGACGCCAACCTCGAACTCGGCCTGCCCGCCGACGCCCGCGACTACGGCGCGGGCGCCCGCATCCTGGCCGACCTCGGCGTCCGCAGCGTCCGCCTGATGACCAACAACCCCGACAAGACCGACGCGCTGCTGCGCCACGGTCTCAGGATCACCGGCCGCGAGCCGATGCCCGTGCGGGCGGGCGAGCACAACCTCCGTTACCTGCGCACCAAGCGGGACCGGATGGGGCACGATCTGCCCTGGTTGCCCGAGGAGACCGAGGAGACCGAGGAGACCGAGGAGACCGCCGACACCACGGTCCCCGCGGCCACCGGGTCGACCTGCGGCAACCAGTAG
- a CDS encoding nicotinamide mononucleotide transporter family protein: protein MNELNSEAFTLFGQHIIWSDMVGNILGLITLALGWRRSLWTWPVQFLSGLVLFAAFYGHLAGSAGKQVVVMAVALYGWWQWNRNRGGADGHIAPRFATWRERAAMAAAAAAGTVGVALLFMAFPTLSWDPWPDAYIFVGTVVAMYAQARGMVEFWIAWLLVDLVGVPLNFANGYAFSGFVYVIYGALVLWGLRDWWLRSRAGAPPTMEGAPA from the coding sequence GTGAACGAGCTGAACTCCGAGGCGTTCACCCTCTTCGGCCAGCACATCATCTGGTCCGACATGGTCGGCAACATCCTCGGCCTGATCACCCTCGCCCTCGGCTGGCGCCGCTCGCTGTGGACCTGGCCCGTGCAGTTCCTCTCCGGGCTCGTCCTGTTCGCCGCCTTCTACGGCCACCTCGCCGGCAGCGCGGGCAAGCAGGTCGTCGTCATGGCCGTCGCCCTGTACGGCTGGTGGCAGTGGAACCGCAACCGCGGCGGCGCGGACGGCCACATCGCCCCCCGCTTCGCCACCTGGCGCGAGCGGGCCGCGATGGCGGCGGCCGCGGCCGCCGGAACCGTCGGCGTCGCCCTCCTCTTCATGGCCTTCCCCACCCTGTCCTGGGACCCCTGGCCGGACGCCTACATCTTCGTCGGCACCGTCGTCGCCATGTACGCGCAGGCCCGCGGCATGGTCGAGTTCTGGATCGCCTGGCTCCTGGTCGACCTGGTGGGCGTCCCCCTCAACTTCGCCAACGGCTACGCCTTCTCCGGCTTCGTCTACGTCATCTACGGCGCGCTCGTCCTGTGGGGCCTGCGCGACTGGTGGCTGCGCTCCCGAGCCGGCGCGCCGCCCACCATGGAAGGAGCGCCGGCATGA
- a CDS encoding riboflavin synthase, which translates to MFTGIVEELGEVTAVEHLGDASRFRLRGPVVTDGAKHGDSIAVNGVCLTVVDHEGDEFTADVMAETLHRSSLGALTAGSRVNLERPTAVGARLGGHIVQGHVDGTGEILAREPSEHWEIVTVSLPADLARYVVEKGSITVDGISLTVVEAGADRFTVSLIPTTLALTTLGRKQPGDPVNLEVDIVAKYVERLLTTGPGAGR; encoded by the coding sequence GTGTTCACCGGAATCGTCGAAGAACTGGGTGAGGTCACCGCCGTCGAGCATCTCGGCGACGCCTCCCGCTTCCGGCTGCGCGGCCCCGTCGTCACCGACGGCGCGAAGCACGGCGACTCCATCGCCGTGAACGGGGTCTGTCTCACCGTCGTCGACCACGAGGGCGACGAGTTCACCGCCGACGTCATGGCCGAGACCCTGCACCGCTCCAGCCTGGGCGCCCTCACCGCGGGCTCCCGCGTCAACCTGGAGCGCCCCACCGCCGTCGGCGCCCGGCTCGGCGGCCACATCGTGCAGGGCCATGTCGACGGCACCGGCGAGATCCTGGCCCGCGAGCCGTCCGAGCACTGGGAGATCGTCACGGTCTCGCTCCCCGCCGACCTCGCCAGGTACGTCGTCGAGAAGGGCTCCATCACCGTCGACGGCATCAGCCTCACCGTCGTCGAGGCGGGCGCCGACCGGTTCACCGTCAGCCTGATCCCCACCACCCTCGCCCTGACCACCCTCGGCCGCAAGCAGCCGGGAGACCCGGTCAACCTGGAGGTGGACATCGTCGCCAAGTACGTGGAGCGGCTGCTCACCACCGGACCGGGGGCCGGACGGTGA
- a CDS encoding RNA polymerase sigma-70 factor — translation MTTALADEFESHRPRLFGLAYRLLGSADEAEDAVQDAFLRFSGADRTAIEHPAAWLAKVVTNLCLNRLTSARARREQYVGDWLPEPVVTSDGALGPLESAEQRDAVSMAMLVLLERLTPTERAVYVLREAFGYGHREIAEALELGEANCRQLYRRAVARVGEPESRFEPAPERWQELVTSFLTAARDGDLARLEHHLAADVVWWSDGGGKVTAALRPILGRAKVARFLAGGGPRFTGGLRFTTAEVNGGTAMVAWSEGTVVGVIVFELGDGLITQVRAVVNPEKLEYVNRQFGQV, via the coding sequence ATGACGACCGCGCTCGCCGACGAGTTCGAATCGCACCGCCCGCGCCTGTTCGGGCTCGCCTACCGGCTGCTGGGCTCGGCCGACGAGGCCGAGGACGCCGTCCAGGACGCCTTCCTGCGCTTCAGCGGCGCCGACCGGACCGCGATCGAGCATCCGGCGGCCTGGCTCGCGAAAGTCGTCACCAACCTCTGCCTCAACCGGCTGACGTCGGCGCGGGCGCGGCGCGAGCAGTACGTCGGCGACTGGCTCCCCGAGCCCGTGGTCACCTCGGACGGCGCGCTCGGCCCGCTGGAGTCGGCGGAGCAGCGGGACGCGGTGTCGATGGCCATGCTGGTGCTCCTGGAACGGCTGACGCCGACCGAGCGCGCGGTGTACGTGCTGCGCGAGGCGTTCGGGTACGGGCACCGGGAGATCGCGGAGGCGCTTGAGCTGGGCGAGGCCAACTGCCGTCAGCTGTACCGGCGCGCGGTGGCGCGGGTGGGTGAGCCCGAGAGCCGGTTCGAACCGGCGCCGGAGCGGTGGCAGGAGCTGGTGACGTCGTTCCTCACCGCCGCCCGGGACGGCGATCTGGCCCGGCTCGAACACCATCTCGCGGCCGACGTCGTCTGGTGGAGCGACGGCGGCGGCAAGGTCACGGCGGCCCTGCGGCCGATCCTGGGGCGCGCCAAGGTGGCCCGCTTCCTGGCCGGCGGCGGCCCCCGGTTCACCGGCGGGCTGCGCTTCACGACGGCCGAGGTCAACGGCGGTACGGCGATGGTCGCCTGGTCCGAGGGGACGGTCGTCGGGGTGATCGTCTTCGAGCTCGGGGACGGTCTGATCACCCAGGTGCGCGCGGTGGTCAACCCGGAGAAGCTGGAGTACGTGAACCGCCAGTTCGGGCAGGTCTGA